Proteins from a single region of Candidatus Izemoplasma sp.:
- a CDS encoding TetR/AcrR family transcriptional regulator produces the protein MNRRQEIINALLDMIKEEGLNVNFTMSELAKKVDIGKSTLYEYFSTKEDIIQAAITQLFDHMVDMIYAQPLDDNADFETLFKAQLRFMFQLNDQKKYIMRYIQMEYEHSFPKLIQPSMIQKMKQLRDFYEKRFTEIIQKGITEGVIPDTLDESKRFMIQSVVSGSIMRYSNVEIDHTLSLEDTIDTIYETLLRIVNN, from the coding sequence ATGAATAGAAGACAAGAGATTATTAACGCGTTACTGGATATGATTAAAGAAGAAGGTCTGAATGTCAATTTTACGATGTCTGAACTTGCCAAAAAAGTTGATATTGGAAAAAGTACATTATATGAATACTTTTCTACAAAAGAAGATATTATCCAGGCAGCGATAACACAATTATTTGATCACATGGTAGACATGATTTATGCCCAACCCCTAGATGATAATGCGGATTTTGAAACACTATTTAAAGCTCAACTACGCTTCATGTTTCAATTGAATGATCAAAAGAAATACATCATGCGCTATATTCAAATGGAATATGAGCATTCATTTCCGAAATTGATTCAACCATCTATGATCCAAAAGATGAAACAATTAAGAGACTTCTACGAAAAGCGATTTACTGAAATCATTCAAAAAGGAATCACCGAAGGGGTGATTCCTGATACCTTGGATGAGTCAAAACGGTTTATGATTCAGTCAGTTGTCTCGGGAAGCATCATGCGTTATAGCAATGTTGAAATCGATCATACCCTCAGTTTAGAAGATACGATTGATACGATTTATGAAACGTTGTTACGGATTGTAAATAATTAA
- a CDS encoding DUF4080 domain-containing protein, with the protein MNALLISINAKFIHTNNAVRLLKANSDFPCTIKEFTIKDDIRDIMTIIERSNASLVGISVYIWNVEMVKKILNDLNTSIPIVLGGPEVSYDPEYFLSFNHVSYIIKGEGEIAFNQLLHALNSQGSFEHISNISYLSDTGSVHQPIEEIMSLDTLNPPYYFEEDIHHIPNRIAYIESSRGCPYQCSYCLSSLEKKVRFFNIESVKKAIDYYMSHGVKTIKFLDRTFNANKKTLDLIQYIIDRDNHQTVFQFEITGDILDPKLINFIHKHSRKGLFRFEIGIQSLNEKTNALVNRYQNNQRLFDNIKRMVKEDIITLHLDLIAGLPEEDKASFINTFNTVFNLGAKELQCGFLKLLRGTALRTQASIYGIEYHQTAPYELIKTGVLSEEDIREIHDVEHMLELYHNKGYFKENMHQILLNKDSVYHFLLEIASHYNDHNYSLHRYQLDDIYKRIMPLLTPYEQFLILQDYLMRSTIKPKAFWKNTLDKSQRKSVLEACSVKTDIPLHLLFKHTRVIHYENMYFVVYYKGNHPESYVIKKDL; encoded by the coding sequence ATGAATGCATTACTAATCAGCATCAATGCTAAATTTATCCATACAAATAACGCTGTTCGCTTATTAAAAGCGAATAGTGATTTTCCATGTACCATAAAAGAGTTTACTATCAAAGATGACATTCGCGATATTATGACAATAATTGAACGATCGAATGCATCATTAGTTGGCATAAGCGTGTATATTTGGAATGTTGAAATGGTGAAAAAGATATTGAATGACCTTAACACATCGATTCCGATTGTTTTAGGTGGCCCAGAAGTAAGTTATGATCCTGAATACTTCTTATCATTTAATCATGTATCATACATTATTAAAGGGGAAGGAGAAATAGCCTTTAATCAGTTATTACATGCATTAAACAGTCAAGGCTCATTTGAACACATTTCAAATATAAGTTATCTATCTGATACCGGCTCTGTCCATCAACCCATAGAAGAAATCATGTCATTAGATACATTAAATCCACCTTATTATTTTGAAGAAGATATCCACCATATCCCCAACCGGATTGCCTATATTGAAAGTTCAAGGGGATGCCCTTATCAATGTAGTTATTGTTTATCTTCTTTAGAAAAAAAGGTCCGCTTTTTTAATATTGAATCTGTCAAGAAAGCTATTGATTATTATATGTCACATGGTGTCAAAACGATCAAATTTCTTGATAGAACCTTTAATGCGAACAAAAAAACACTGGATTTAATTCAATACATTATTGATCGTGATAATCATCAAACCGTCTTTCAATTTGAGATTACTGGTGATATCTTAGACCCTAAACTGATTAACTTTATTCATAAACATAGTCGCAAAGGGTTATTTCGGTTTGAAATTGGTATCCAATCCCTAAATGAGAAAACCAATGCATTGGTGAATCGTTATCAAAATAACCAGCGTTTATTTGACAACATTAAGCGTATGGTAAAAGAAGATATCATCACACTACATCTAGATTTAATCGCTGGCCTTCCTGAAGAAGATAAGGCTTCTTTTATCAATACTTTCAATACAGTATTTAACTTAGGCGCAAAAGAATTACAATGCGGCTTTTTAAAGTTACTCAGAGGAACAGCTCTTAGAACACAGGCATCCATTTATGGCATTGAGTATCATCAGACCGCACCTTATGAATTAATAAAAACTGGTGTCTTGTCAGAAGAGGATATTCGTGAAATTCATGATGTTGAACACATGTTAGAGTTATACCACAACAAAGGATATTTTAAAGAAAACATGCATCAAATCCTTTTAAATAAAGACTCTGTTTATCATTTTCTTCTTGAGATTGCATCGCATTATAACGATCATAATTACAGTCTTCACAGATATCAATTAGATGATATTTATAAACGCATTATGCCATTATTAACACCATATGAACAATTTCTAATCTTACAAGATTATCTTATGCGTTCTACGATAAAACCTAAAGCATTTTGGAAGAACACACTCGATAAATCTCAGCGGAAATCGGTGCTAGAGGCCTGTTCAGTTAAGACAGACATTCCACTACATTTATTATTTAAACACACCAGGGTCATTCATTATGAAAACATGTATTTCGTCGTTTATTATAAAGGTAATCATCCTGAGTCTTATGTAATAAAAAAGGACCTTTAA
- the uvrB gene encoding excinuclease ABC subunit UvrB, with protein MDRFKLQAHYTPMGDQVKAIEYLTDHLNQGVKEQILLGATGTGKTFTISNVIERANKKTLVLAHNKTLAGQLYSELKQYFPDNRVEYFISYYDYYQPEAYVPSRDLFIEKDAKTNDEIDEMRHSATASLLERDDVIVVASVSCIYGIGDPEDYKNSMMTLRVGQIIDRDDITAKLVDMLFTRNDYDFTRGTFRVKGDVIEILPTYTKTNGLRVEMFDDEIERLREIDILTGEVLNEYNVLSIFPATQFVTNKDKIDEGIRRIEEELKERVTYFKENDQYLEAERIQQRTKYDLEMLKEVGSCSGVENYSRHLSLREAGETPSTLMDFFGDDYLLVVDESHVTLPQVRGMYNGDQARKQTLVDYGFRLPSALDNRPLNFDEFNEKIDQVIYLSATPGDYEMERTPHLVEQIIRPTGLLDPKVEVRPKEGQIDDIVNEIMQKIEKDQRTLITTLTIKMSEDLTNYLRELGFKVAYLHSEIKSLERLEIIRELRLGTYDILVGINLLREGLDIPEVGLITILDADKQGFLRSKRSLIQTIGRAARNKEGKVILYADKMTEAMEIAIDETKRRRTIQQTYNETHGIEPVSIKKAIQESVRVKLEVSEETKTIDELTKEEKARVISELEKDMNNAAKALDFEKAAELRDIIIEMKASL; from the coding sequence ATGGATAGATTTAAGTTACAAGCCCACTATACGCCAATGGGAGACCAGGTTAAGGCTATTGAGTATTTAACAGACCATTTAAATCAAGGTGTTAAAGAACAAATCCTACTTGGGGCGACGGGGACAGGAAAAACCTTTACGATTAGTAATGTTATTGAGCGAGCCAACAAAAAGACATTGGTGTTAGCTCATAACAAAACACTAGCTGGACAACTCTACAGTGAGTTAAAACAATACTTTCCCGATAACCGTGTTGAATATTTTATATCCTATTATGATTATTATCAACCAGAAGCTTATGTACCTTCTAGAGACTTGTTTATAGAGAAGGATGCTAAGACCAATGATGAAATTGATGAAATGCGACACAGCGCAACTGCGTCGCTTTTAGAGCGTGATGATGTAATAGTTGTTGCAAGTGTCTCGTGCATTTATGGAATTGGAGATCCTGAAGATTATAAAAACTCAATGATGACCTTAAGGGTTGGACAAATCATTGATCGTGATGACATCACCGCAAAACTAGTCGATATGTTATTTACCCGTAATGATTATGATTTTACACGTGGGACATTCCGTGTTAAAGGGGATGTGATTGAAATATTACCTACCTATACAAAAACTAATGGATTACGCGTAGAGATGTTTGATGACGAAATAGAACGCCTCAGAGAAATCGATATACTTACAGGAGAAGTTTTAAACGAATATAATGTATTATCCATTTTTCCAGCAACGCAGTTTGTCACAAACAAGGATAAAATTGATGAAGGAATCCGTCGCATTGAAGAAGAACTAAAAGAACGCGTTACCTATTTTAAAGAAAATGATCAGTATTTAGAGGCAGAACGCATACAGCAACGTACTAAATATGATTTAGAGATGCTTAAGGAAGTAGGGAGTTGTAGTGGCGTTGAAAATTATTCTCGCCATTTAAGTTTACGAGAAGCAGGAGAAACACCGTCGACACTTATGGATTTCTTTGGGGATGATTATTTATTAGTTGTCGATGAATCTCATGTCACCTTACCACAAGTTAGAGGGATGTATAACGGTGATCAAGCTAGAAAGCAAACTTTAGTAGATTATGGATTCCGATTACCAAGCGCACTTGATAATCGACCACTTAATTTTGATGAATTTAATGAAAAAATCGATCAAGTTATCTACTTATCTGCGACACCAGGAGATTACGAGATGGAGCGCACACCTCATCTAGTAGAACAAATTATTCGTCCTACAGGCTTATTAGACCCTAAAGTCGAAGTTCGCCCTAAAGAAGGACAAATTGATGATATTGTCAATGAAATTATGCAAAAGATAGAAAAAGACCAACGCACGTTAATCACAACACTCACCATTAAAATGAGTGAGGACTTAACAAACTATTTGCGTGAGTTAGGGTTTAAAGTAGCCTATTTACATAGCGAAATTAAATCATTAGAACGCCTAGAGATTATTCGTGAACTACGACTAGGGACATATGATATTTTAGTTGGGATCAACTTACTCCGTGAGGGCTTAGACATTCCAGAAGTTGGTTTGATAACCATTTTGGACGCGGATAAACAAGGGTTTTTAAGAAGTAAACGTAGTTTAATTCAAACAATTGGTAGAGCGGCAAGAAATAAAGAGGGTAAAGTTATTCTTTATGCCGATAAAATGACAGAAGCAATGGAAATTGCGATTGATGAAACGAAACGACGTCGTACCATTCAACAAACATATAATGAAACCCATGGGATTGAGCCGGTATCGATTAAAAAAGCGATTCAAGAAAGTGTTCGTGTGAAACTCGAAGTGAGCGAAGAAACAAAAACGATAGATGAGTTGACTAAAGAAGAAAAAGCACGTGTGATCAGTGAACTAGAAAAGGATATGAACAATGCAGCAAAAGCGTTAGACTTTGAAAAAGCTGCCGAATTACGAGATATTATTATTGAAATGAAAGCATCACTATAA
- a CDS encoding M48 family metallopeptidase: MELAIQIIIYTIILTTFMFDWWLSKLNYDHRNTKIPEEVNDIYNDREYKRWQQYSMDNHRFTKIAKLISLAVFLILLASGGFVLFNQWSEALVPNRTPLQVIVFMAPYYIINQIIGIPLSYYRTFVIEEKYGFNKTTKKTFVLDKIKGILLTIILGGGLLYMVISLYVQMPSGTTFFIFTWLSLVMIFIVINILYVPVFVPLFNQLTPLEDGSLRDKIIDFAEGVGYEVNKISVMDASKRSTKLNAFFSGFGKFKNIVLFDTLLDKMNEEEIVAVLAHEIGHNKHKHVIFNMLQSAFLLTVYLGVLLLVLNVSVFSTAFGFDTVNIGFSLILFTVLIDPISILIELVTSSFSRKHEYQADAYASLNTSNDAMIQALKVLAKENFANLTPHPLYVKLRYSHPPTANRIAAINEVT, from the coding sequence ATGGAACTAGCAATACAAATCATCATCTATACAATTATCTTAACTACATTTATGTTTGATTGGTGGTTGAGTAAGTTAAATTATGATCATCGAAATACCAAAATTCCTGAAGAAGTGAATGACATTTATAATGATAGAGAGTATAAGCGATGGCAACAGTATTCGATGGACAATCATCGGTTTACGAAAATAGCGAAATTAATCTCTTTAGCAGTATTTCTCATTTTACTTGCAAGTGGTGGTTTTGTACTATTTAATCAGTGGTCAGAAGCGCTTGTACCAAACCGTACACCATTACAGGTAATTGTCTTTATGGCACCTTATTACATCATAAATCAAATTATCGGGATACCGTTATCATATTATCGTACCTTTGTTATTGAAGAAAAATATGGTTTTAATAAGACAACCAAAAAGACTTTTGTTTTAGATAAAATTAAAGGTATTCTCTTAACGATCATTTTAGGTGGTGGACTATTATATATGGTTATCTCTTTATATGTGCAAATGCCATCAGGAACAACATTCTTCATCTTCACATGGTTGAGTTTAGTGATGATCTTTATTGTCATTAATATATTATATGTACCTGTATTTGTTCCTTTATTTAATCAGTTAACGCCACTTGAAGACGGCTCCTTAAGGGATAAAATTATAGATTTTGCTGAAGGGGTTGGGTATGAAGTTAATAAGATTAGTGTGATGGATGCTTCTAAGCGTTCAACTAAGTTAAATGCCTTTTTCTCAGGATTTGGTAAGTTTAAGAATATTGTATTATTTGATACATTGTTAGATAAGATGAATGAAGAGGAGATAGTTGCGGTATTGGCACATGAGATTGGTCATAATAAACATAAACATGTGATCTTTAATATGCTTCAATCGGCCTTTTTATTGACAGTTTACTTAGGTGTCTTACTGTTAGTGCTTAATGTTTCAGTGTTTAGCACTGCCTTTGGATTTGATACGGTTAACATTGGATTTTCTTTAATTCTATTTACCGTTTTAATCGATCCAATCTCTATTTTAATTGAGTTAGTTACATCAAGTTTTTCTAGAAAACATGAATATCAAGCGGATGCTTATGCTTCACTCAACACTTCTAATGATGCGATGATTCAGGCATTAAAAGTCTTAGCAAAAGAAAATTTTGCTAATCTTACCCCGCATCCACTCTATGTAAAATTACGATATTCTCATCCTCCAACCGCAAACCGTATAGCAGCAATTAATGAGGTGACATAA